The Aeromonas jandaei genomic interval AGCACCCGAAACGACGCCTCGGCAAAGAAGACGATATGGGTAGGATCGTGGCGGTAGCGCCAGTTTTTGAACCGCTCGTCACCGAGCACCCGCTGGGTTTGCAGCACCAGCATGCCGCCGGGCTTGAGACAGGCCCACAACCGGTCAAGCACGGCGCGCGGTTCGGCAATGTGCTCGATCACCTCGGTACTGGTGATGAAGTCATACTGACGCGTCAGCAACTCGGGAAAGTCGGCATAGAACTTGTCATATCCAACCATGTCGTAACCCGCCTCGCGTCCCATCGCCACCAGCGCAGGGCCGGGACCGCAGCCAAAATCAAGGCCGCTGGCAGGTAGCGGCACCCGCGCCAGCACCTCGCCAAAAGCCCGCATCAGAAACGTGCGATAACGGGGATCATCCACCCGGTTGTCGTGACCGTCGTAGACCGCCTTCTCCGC includes:
- a CDS encoding class I SAM-dependent methyltransferase, with product MSSTACCPLCASHHSYPLPVAGKRYHRCRQCELVWLDAGDHLDEAAEKAVYDGHDNRVDDPRYRTFLMRAFGEVLARVPLPASGLDFGCGPGPALVAMGREAGYDMVGYDKFYADFPELLTRQYDFITSTEVIEHIAEPRAVLDRLWACLKPGGMLVLQTQRVLGDERFKNWRYRHDPTHIVFFAEASFRVLAARWQAELELPHADVAVLHKGTP